A window from Drosophila yakuba strain Tai18E2 chromosome 3L, Prin_Dyak_Tai18E2_2.1, whole genome shotgun sequence encodes these proteins:
- the LOC6534682 gene encoding phosphatase IMPL1, chloroplastic, whose translation MADGSNTPNKEPAQRPPDQTTTGNAATRFGLEDHEATQQDARVTTLRQAEERRGSMVPPDKRVMSMKISQARINTLKDPNRPGPNSGEAPTPPATPKPLVNISSQNSLARGVAPDLPPKPQRSSETDADIQSSDVDKRPEKRKSEKVLTDVSSSSSEETMKKDPQKPVPSAAASEPPPPQSQPQEKSIEFAPKEAEPIAPPPQRPEDVPLPPPMMSSLPTDDSQDDVQSLNSKLTNTDITFHPSKVFASKGTNTSGMLYSDEENEQVEEEYPRLPDQFSAGDLDTLFQLACREVKKAGAIALAENEKSMEYTTKKHTNDIVTPTDNIVEETFIRAISSRYPDHQFIAEERVSKSETGMVTLTDEPTWIIDPIDGTMNYVHHFPYYCISVAYLVNQVTQFGIIYNPPMKNMYTAQLGKGAQMNGEIIRTTGQRNLSAAMVLQEYSSGSNEARNQVAIENAQRLVKKTHALRSIGSSAMGLAMVASGVADAYYNFGLHVWDMAAGALIVKEAGGVVMDPDGDELDIMSRRCLAASSGFLALDLGNFLEQNYPSPRDDEPRSVNPNEYGPAPETRDFTSQTDFPDSDTPETTDTEMATEKRATTAN comes from the exons GTTCCATGGTGCCTCCCGATAAGCGGGTGATGTCCATGAAGATCTCGCAAGCGCGAATAAACACTTTGAAGGATCCGAATCGGCCTGGCCCTAATTCTGGTGAAGCGccaacaccaccagcaacaccaaaGCCCCTGGTTAACATCTCGTCGCAGAACTCTTTGGCGAGAGGTGTGGCGCCAGATCTTCCACCCAAGCCTCAGCGCTCCTCGGAAACCGACGCCGATATTCAATCTTCCGATGTGGATAAGCGACCGGAAAAGAGGAAATCGGAGAAAGTACTAACTGATGTTTCATCTTCGTCATCGGAGGAAACAATGAAGAAAGACCCACAGAAACCCGTTCCAAGTGCTGCTGCATCGgagcctcctcctccacaaTCTCAGCCTCAGGAGAAGTCAATTGAGTTTGCGCCCAAGGAAGCGGAGCCCATTGCCCCGCCGCCGCAGAGACCGGAGGATGTACCCTTGCCACCGCCCATGATGTCGTCCTTGCCGACTGATGACAGCCAAGACGATGTTCAGAGCTTAAACAGCAAGTTGACCAACACCGACATCACTTTTCACCCATCCAAGGTATTCGCCTCGAAGGGAACCAACACTTCCGGCATGCTCTACTCCGACGAGGAAAATGAGCAGGTGGAAGAGGAATACCCAAGGCTACCGGATCAGTTCTCCGCCGGCGACCTGGACACTCTGTTCCAACTGGCCTGTAGGGAGGTGAAGAAGGCTGGTGCCATCGCTCTTGCGGAAAACGAAAAGAGCATGGAGTACACCACCAAGAAGCACACGAATGACATCGTCACTCCCACTGACAACATTGTCGAGGAGACCTTCATTAGGGCCATCAGCTCACGGTATCCCGATCACCA GTTTATTGCCGAAGAGAGAGTTTCAAAGTCGGAGACTGGTATGGTGACCCTGACAGATGAGCCCACCTGGATAATCGATCCCATTGATGGCACCATGAACTATGTCCACCACTTTCCGTACTACTGCATCTCCGTGGCCTATTTGGTAAATCAGGTGACGCAGTTTGGTATTATCTATAACCCGCCCATGAAGAACATGTACACGGCACAACTGGGGAAGGGTGCTCAAATGAACGGTGAGATCATTAGGACCACTGGCCAGAGGAACCTCTCCGCGGCCATGGTGCTGCAGGAGTACAGTTCGGGCAGCAATGAGGCGCGTAACCAGGTGGCCATTGAGAATGCCCAGCGACTGGTAAAGAAGACCCATGC GCTGCGTTCCATTGGATCCTCCGCCATGGGCTTGGCAATGGTTGCCTCCGGAGTGGCGGATGCCTATTACAACTTTGGGTTGCACGTTTGGGATATGGCAGCAGGAGCTTTGATAGTCAAGGAGGCTGGAGGAGTGGTTATGGATCCGGACGGAGATGAACTGGATATTATGTCTCGTCGCTGCCTCGCTGCCTCTTCTGGGTTCCTTGCACTCGATTTGGGTAACTTCCTCGAGCAGAATTATCCTTCTCCGCGTGATGACGAGCCGCGTTCCGTAAACCCGAATGAGTACGGACCTGCTCCGGAAACCAGGGATTTTACCAGCCAGACGGACTTCCCCGATTCGGATACACCGGAAACCACTGACACCGAAATGGCCACCGAAAAACGTGCGACGACTGCTAACTGA
- the LOC6539392 gene encoding inositol monophosphatase 1 isoform X1 — MFSKIVYCKSLKCGSYLVHGSQSGSLSIQSQSQREHHWKMSHNVDVEKCLEVASNLVSEAGRLIARNNEQRQDFVCKSNDIDLVTQTDKDVEQLLMDGIRRHFPEHKFIGEEESSGEEGVKKLTDDPTWIIDPVDGTMNFVHAFPHSCISVGLKVNKVTELGLVYNPILEQRFTARRGHGAFYNGRRIHVSGQKELGKALVTSEFGTTRDEAKMKVVHENFEKMARKAHGLRVLGSAALNMSMVALGAADANYEFGIHAWDVCAGDLIVREAGGVVIDPAGGEFDIMSRRVLAAATPELAQEISKVLTQFHPLPRDD, encoded by the exons ATGTTTTccaaaattgtttattgtaaGTCTTTAAAATGTGGAAGTTATTTGGTGCATGGTTCACAAAG CGGCTCATTGTCAATCCAGAGTCAATCCCAGAGAGAGCACCATTGGAAAATGTCGCACAACGTGGACGTGGAAAAGTGCTTGGAGGTGGCCAGCAACCTGGTTTCAGAAGCTGGAAGG CTCATCGCCCGGAACAATGAGCAGCGACAGGACTTCGTATGCAAGAGCAATGACATCGACTTGGTGACCCAAACAGATAAGGAtgtggagcagctgctgatGGACGGCATTCGTCGCCACTTTCCGGAGCACAA GTTCATCGGCGAGGAGGAAAGTAGCGGGGAGGAGGGTGTCAAGAAGCTGACCGATGACCCCACCTGGATCATTGATCCCGTGGACGGCACCATGAACTTTGTGCACGCCTTTCCCCACTCCTGCATCTCCGTTGGTCTGAAGGTGAACAAGGTCACGGAGCTGGGCTTGGTTTACAATCCCATCCTGGAACAGCGTTTCACCGCGAGACGAGGGCATGGAGCTTTCTACAACGGGCGCAGGATACATGTGAGCGGTCAGAAGGAACTGGGAAAAGCGCTGGTCACCAGTGAATTCGGCACCACTCGGGACGAGGCCAAGATGAAGGTCGTGCATGAGAACTTCGAGAAGATGGCCAGAAAGGCGCATGG CTTACGCGTCCTGGGCTCGGCCGCCCTCAATATGTCGATGGTTGCTCTGGGAGCCGCCGATGCCAATTATGAATTTGGAATTCACGCCTGGGATGTGTGTGCCGGAGACTTGATTGTCCGGGAGGCCGGAGGAGTGGTCATCGATCCGGCTGGCGGCGAATTCGACATCATGTCGCGGAGGGTCCTGGCGGCAGCCACACCAGAGTTGGCCCAAGAGATCTCCAAGGTGCTCACGCAGTTTCATCCCCTACCTCGCGATGATTAA
- the LOC6539392 gene encoding inositol monophosphatase 1 isoform X2 produces MSHNVDVEKCLEVASNLVSEAGRLIARNNEQRQDFVCKSNDIDLVTQTDKDVEQLLMDGIRRHFPEHKFIGEEESSGEEGVKKLTDDPTWIIDPVDGTMNFVHAFPHSCISVGLKVNKVTELGLVYNPILEQRFTARRGHGAFYNGRRIHVSGQKELGKALVTSEFGTTRDEAKMKVVHENFEKMARKAHGLRVLGSAALNMSMVALGAADANYEFGIHAWDVCAGDLIVREAGGVVIDPAGGEFDIMSRRVLAAATPELAQEISKVLTQFHPLPRDD; encoded by the exons ATGTCGCACAACGTGGACGTGGAAAAGTGCTTGGAGGTGGCCAGCAACCTGGTTTCAGAAGCTGGAAGG CTCATCGCCCGGAACAATGAGCAGCGACAGGACTTCGTATGCAAGAGCAATGACATCGACTTGGTGACCCAAACAGATAAGGAtgtggagcagctgctgatGGACGGCATTCGTCGCCACTTTCCGGAGCACAA GTTCATCGGCGAGGAGGAAAGTAGCGGGGAGGAGGGTGTCAAGAAGCTGACCGATGACCCCACCTGGATCATTGATCCCGTGGACGGCACCATGAACTTTGTGCACGCCTTTCCCCACTCCTGCATCTCCGTTGGTCTGAAGGTGAACAAGGTCACGGAGCTGGGCTTGGTTTACAATCCCATCCTGGAACAGCGTTTCACCGCGAGACGAGGGCATGGAGCTTTCTACAACGGGCGCAGGATACATGTGAGCGGTCAGAAGGAACTGGGAAAAGCGCTGGTCACCAGTGAATTCGGCACCACTCGGGACGAGGCCAAGATGAAGGTCGTGCATGAGAACTTCGAGAAGATGGCCAGAAAGGCGCATGG CTTACGCGTCCTGGGCTCGGCCGCCCTCAATATGTCGATGGTTGCTCTGGGAGCCGCCGATGCCAATTATGAATTTGGAATTCACGCCTGGGATGTGTGTGCCGGAGACTTGATTGTCCGGGAGGCCGGAGGAGTGGTCATCGATCCGGCTGGCGGCGAATTCGACATCATGTCGCGGAGGGTCCTGGCGGCAGCCACACCAGAGTTGGCCCAAGAGATCTCCAAGGTGCTCACGCAGTTTCATCCCCTACCTCGCGATGATTAA
- the LOC26535623 gene encoding probable endochitinase, with protein MKLALIFLGELCILGDYFTSGQRYVYSADESCICSGHLVNDLVPDCEDCSGYYICGNGSYEKLKCPQGLIFDISSKACVLGQCPRFDGTCSGNTTTPTPTTPSTTTTTTTTTTTTTSEPPGPPGPCANDVTCQFQEKSIPHPNHCRNFYTCYGSCAVLGLCELGKWFDREEILCDYSHKVKNCPPNQD; from the exons ATGAAGTTGG CACTGATCTTCTTGGGAGAACTCTGCATCCTCGGTGATTATTTCACTTCTGGACAGCGTTATGTATACAGTGCAGATGAAAGTTGCATATGCTCGGGTCATTTGGTGAACGATTTAGTTCCGGACTGCGAAGATTGCTCCGGTTACTACATTTGTGGCAATGGTTCCTACGAGAAGCTGAAGTGCCCTCAGGGTCTGATTTTCGACATTTCCTCGAAAGCGTGTGTGCTGGGTCAATGCCCCAGGTTTGATGGCACTTGTTCAGGAAACACTACAACACCTACGCCCACCACACCGTCCACTACTACCACAACTACCACCACTACCACAACTACAACGTCGGAACCTCCAGGACCTCCTGGACCTTGTGCCAATGATGTGACATGCCAATTTCAAGAAAAGAGTATCCCTCATCCGAATCACTGTCGAAATTTTTACACCTGCTATGGAAGTTGCGCCGTTTTGGGACTCTGTGAGCTGGGAAAATGGTTCGATCGGGAGGAGATCTTATGCGATTATTCCCATAAAGTCAAAAACTGTCCCCCTAACCAGGACTAA